A window of Ardenticatenales bacterium genomic DNA:
GGCGCTGGCGCAAAGCGGTTTTACGCCGGATGACGTGGTATTGAATACGCTTTCGTATCATCTTGTGCCGGCAGGTCTCCTGCTGGATCAGGCGCTCGTTTCCCTGGGCTGCACCGTCGTCCCCGGCGGCATCGGCAACAGCGATTTGCAGCTCAAAATGATGGCCGACCTGGGCGTAACCGGTTACGTGGGCACGCCCAGCTTCCTCAGCGCCCTGCTGCAAAAAACGGCGGAAATGGGGCACGACTTCGCCGGCCAGTACCAACTGCGCAAAGCGTTCCTCACTGCCGAACCCCTCTCCGCCGCCGCCCGCCAGACCTTCACGGAAACCTACAACCTCACCGTGGGCAATGCGTATGCCACCGCCGAGCTTGGCTTCCTGGCGCTGAACACGGAAGGGGGGCTGGCCATGCGCCTGCTGCCGGAACCCATTATCCAGATCGTGGACCCGGAAACGGGCGACAACGTGGGCGCGGGCGAAGTGGGCGAAGTGGTGGTGACGAATTTCAGCCACGCTTACCCGCTCATCCGCCTGGGCACGGGGGATATGGCCGTCAATGTGGACCCCAATCCGGGGGCCAGCAGTCAGGCGGAGCGGTCAATCATGTTGGTGGGCCGCCGGGGGGAGGCGGTGAAGATTCGGGGGATGTTTGTGCATCCGAATCAGCTTCGTTTTGCGGCGGCGCAGGTGGGGTATTATGCCGGCATTCAAGGCATCGTCACCCGTCCTGATTCGCGCGATCATTTTCTCGTCCGCGTCGTGGGAACCGGCGACGAAGCAGTCGCCGCCCACCTGCAAGAAGCCATTCGCCAGGTCTGCCGCGTCCGTGTGGATGAAGTCCAATTCGTCACCGCCATCGACGGTCCCGGCATGATAGATCGGCGACACTGGGACTGATCTCCCCCTCCTTTTCCGCATCCCCACACAAAGACGGCGCACTTCCCCGCGCGCCATATCCCCCTGCTTTCTTTTGCTTTGCCCGCGATTGCCCTATAATACCCGCCGTGCTCGTGCGGCAGGTGCAACACACTGGCCATGGCACCACACACAAGAATGCCGTTTTGTAAATGCGTCACCCCGCTGACGGTACAATAGTCACACCCTGGAACAAGAATAGATGAAACTATCCGTCATAATCCCCGTCTACAACGAAGACGCAACCATCGTCGAACTGCTGCGCCGCGTCCACGCCGTCCCCGTGGAAAAAGAGATCATCGTTGTAGACGATGGTTCCCAAAACAGCGTCGCGCCACACATCCAGGCCGCCAATATCCCCGAACTTCGCTTTTTCCAACACGCGATCAATCAAGGTAAAGGCGCGGCCATTCGTACCGGCCTGAGTCATGTCACCGGTGATGTCGTTATCATCCAGGATGCTGACTTCGAATACTTCCCTGAAGATTACATCGACCTGATGCGCGTCTACCAGGAAAAAGGAGCGCAAGCCGTCTATGGCGTGCGTGACCTCAGCCACCGCACCCGCATCATGCGTTGGGGCAACTACTTCGTCACCTGGGTCGCCAACCTCCTCTACGGCAGCAAACTGGCGGACATGGAAACCTGCTACAAGCTGATTGACGCCCAACTGATTCAATCCCTGCAACTGGAGAGCAGCCGCTTTGAAATCGAAGCGGAGATCAGCGCCAAACTCCTACGCGCCCACGTCAAAATCGTAGAAACACCCATCCGCTACCAACACCGCAAAGAAGGCAAAAAACTCACCCCCCTGGATGGCTTTCCCACCGTTCTCTGGTTGCTCAAATGCCGCTTCTGGCAGCCCTGACAGCCAAAGAAACAGCGTTTCTTCCCGAAAGCTGTTTTGAACCGCACGAAACGCCACCGATTTGTCACGGAATTGT
This region includes:
- a CDS encoding AMP-binding protein — encoded protein: MNGLDERIAALVAAAYQNTPLMRRRLDEAGLSAHDIRTVADLSRIPVLPKDEVVALQQADPPFGGMLGVPMSQVRHIFFSPGPIYEPDAGDDDSLVGMARLALAQSGFTPDDVVLNTLSYHLVPAGLLLDQALVSLGCTVVPGGIGNSDLQLKMMADLGVTGYVGTPSFLSALLQKTAEMGHDFAGQYQLRKAFLTAEPLSAAARQTFTETYNLTVGNAYATAELGFLALNTEGGLAMRLLPEPIIQIVDPETGDNVGAGEVGEVVVTNFSHAYPLIRLGTGDMAVNVDPNPGASSQAERSIMLVGRRGEAVKIRGMFVHPNQLRFAAAQVGYYAGIQGIVTRPDSRDHFLVRVVGTGDEAVAAHLQEAIRQVCRVRVDEVQFVTAIDGPGMIDRRHWD
- a CDS encoding glycosyltransferase family 2 protein — encoded protein: MKLSVIIPVYNEDATIVELLRRVHAVPVEKEIIVVDDGSQNSVAPHIQAANIPELRFFQHAINQGKGAAIRTGLSHVTGDVVIIQDADFEYFPEDYIDLMRVYQEKGAQAVYGVRDLSHRTRIMRWGNYFVTWVANLLYGSKLADMETCYKLIDAQLIQSLQLESSRFEIEAEISAKLLRAHVKIVETPIRYQHRKEGKKLTPLDGFPTVLWLLKCRFWQP